The following are encoded together in the Vibrio splendidus genome:
- a CDS encoding ABC transporter ATP-binding protein/permease has product MQNDVSSTLDSTQRSTQKAPEPKPEKKSLSILFELSKFIQPYKGRVIAALIALIFTASLTLSVGHGIRLLIDQGFSQQSLSDLGSAIQFIMVVVVLISIGTFFRFYLVSSVGERVSADIRLSVFNHVVTLHPSYFETNGSGDIMSRITTDTTLLQSIIGSSFSMAMRSALMCIGAIIMLFATNIKLTLIVLASVPFILIPILVYGRRVRALSRQSQDSMSDVGSYAGEAIEHIKTVQSYSREEQEKASFAVEVEKAYEIGRQRVKQRAILISGVIVIVFSAISGMLWVGGSDVINGTMSAGDLAAFVFYAIMVASSLGTISEVMGELQRAAGATERLIEILQVESHIVAPVANPTSLDNVTPEVAFDDVTFCYPSRPDQPATSNLTLTAHEGKVLALVGPSGAGKTTLFELLQRFYDPQVGKVTLGGVELNQFDPNELRKQMALVPQQPALFSNDVFHNIRYGNPKATDEQVIEAAKKAHAHEFIQNLPEGYHSFLGERGVRLSGGQRQRIAIARAILKDPNILLLDEATSALDSESEHHVQQALEELMRGRTTIIIAHRLSTIKHADQIAVLDKGQLVDIGDHQSLINSCELYQRLVELQFKHLNA; this is encoded by the coding sequence ATGCAAAACGATGTCTCTTCTACGCTCGACTCAACTCAGCGCTCTACTCAAAAAGCGCCAGAACCCAAACCTGAGAAAAAAAGCCTCAGTATTTTGTTTGAGCTGAGTAAATTCATTCAGCCTTATAAAGGTCGTGTTATTGCTGCGTTGATCGCGTTGATCTTCACGGCGAGCTTAACCCTTTCAGTCGGTCATGGTATTCGCCTTCTCATCGACCAAGGTTTTAGCCAACAATCACTCTCAGATTTAGGCAGCGCGATTCAATTCATCATGGTCGTGGTCGTATTGATCTCGATTGGTACCTTCTTCCGCTTCTATTTGGTTTCTTCTGTTGGAGAACGCGTGAGTGCGGACATTCGCCTATCGGTTTTCAATCATGTCGTGACGCTGCATCCGAGTTACTTCGAGACCAATGGCAGTGGCGACATCATGTCGCGCATCACCACGGATACCACTCTGCTTCAAAGCATCATTGGTTCATCGTTCTCTATGGCGATGCGCAGCGCATTGATGTGTATTGGTGCAATCATCATGCTGTTTGCCACCAATATTAAGCTGACGTTGATTGTATTGGCCTCGGTGCCGTTTATCTTGATTCCGATCCTTGTCTATGGGCGTCGTGTAAGAGCTTTATCTCGCCAAAGCCAAGACTCCATGTCTGATGTGGGTTCTTACGCAGGTGAGGCAATTGAGCACATTAAAACGGTGCAAAGCTACAGCCGAGAAGAGCAAGAGAAAGCGTCATTCGCGGTAGAAGTGGAAAAGGCTTATGAGATTGGTCGCCAGCGTGTAAAACAGCGCGCGATTCTTATCTCTGGTGTGATTGTTATCGTGTTCAGCGCAATATCAGGGATGCTGTGGGTTGGTGGTAGTGATGTCATCAACGGCACCATGTCGGCGGGTGACTTAGCGGCGTTTGTCTTCTATGCCATTATGGTGGCTTCGTCATTAGGTACCATTTCTGAAGTGATGGGTGAACTGCAACGCGCGGCAGGTGCGACCGAGCGATTAATTGAAATTCTACAAGTTGAAAGCCATATTGTTGCGCCAGTAGCGAACCCAACATCACTGGATAACGTGACACCCGAAGTCGCTTTTGATGATGTGACTTTCTGTTACCCTTCAAGACCCGACCAGCCTGCAACAAGTAACCTCACACTGACTGCCCATGAAGGCAAAGTGTTGGCATTGGTTGGCCCGTCTGGTGCAGGCAAAACTACCCTGTTTGAACTGCTGCAACGTTTCTACGATCCGCAAGTGGGTAAAGTAACCTTAGGCGGTGTTGAACTGAATCAGTTTGATCCTAACGAGCTAAGAAAGCAGATGGCATTGGTGCCACAGCAACCTGCTCTGTTCAGTAACGATGTGTTCCATAACATTCGCTACGGAAACCCGAAAGCAACGGACGAGCAAGTTATCGAGGCCGCTAAGAAAGCACACGCACATGAGTTCATCCAGAACTTACCTGAGGGCTATCACAGCTTTCTTGGTGAACGTGGCGTGAGATTGTCTGGCGGGCAAAGACAACGTATTGCCATCGCTCGTGCCATCTTAAAAGATCCGAATATTCTGTTATTGGATGAAGCAACCAGCGCACTAGACAGCGAAAGTGAGCATCACGTACAACAAGCTTTAGAAGAGTTAATGCGTGGTAGAACGACGATCATTATCGCCCATCGTTTATCAACAATTAAACACGCCGACCAGATTGCGGTGCTCGATAAAGGACAGCTAGTAGACATCGGCGACCACCAGTCTCTCATCAATAGCTGCGAATTGTACCAACGCCTAGTTGAACTGCAATTCAAACACCTTAATGCGTAA
- a CDS encoding peptidase U32 family protein yields the protein MSRKIELLAPGGDVEAIKAAIVAGANAVYCGLDTFNARNRASNLSLDELNGVIRLAHEYGCEVFLTLNVVLLEHEIKSITKLLNQLVNTKLDGIIVQDLGLFDLVKKHFPSLDVHASTQLTTHNEGQIKFLSKIGATRVNLSRELNLPEIKMLTEVAHDHDVLTEVFVHGALCIAFSGQCYSSSVSVGNSGNRGRCSQACRDEYEITDAGNKFPLNLKDNSAYYDLPELVDAKVDSLKVEGRIKGAHYVYTVVDTWRKQIDSFVESGLLIEDDSNLHKVFNRDFTNSFLKGNLTKDMFIDNPRDNSMNYAVDKATKENNEISVVQIQEVTSDLYEAKNALGSEMRDKIEFLDIRKTPVSLSFNAKVGQPFTVTVNTPKENFTVQSQSLLATAKETAITQALLEKRFKSVKSAVHTLENCNYDNLDEGLILPLKEVSVLKDEIDFILNGSVKVIKHVEVPALPQQPKVNEKPTMSMLIADVEDLHLCDVTDADVYFKLPESFKKRCNKYIDILAANPRLIPWFPAVLIGKDYDEAVRILEEIKPARIVTNNTGIAYKAYEMGIEWVAGPFMNTTNSHALVTLKEELNCAGAFISNEINKGQIRHIRRPENFKLFYSIYHPILMMTSRQCFFQRTVGCNKPSIEAGCMLKCEKATTITNVKGISFAVDKQKGGYPSIYNHEQFLNHDAVTDFSGLFDEFFIDLTNIGAGSKEVQDKVELIKHFQGLINGVDGSQQNLEQMVEVRTNAQYVQGL from the coding sequence TTGTGAAGTGTTTCTGACTCTTAACGTTGTGCTGCTGGAGCATGAAATTAAGAGCATCACTAAACTGTTGAACCAACTTGTGAACACTAAGCTTGATGGCATCATCGTCCAAGATCTTGGTTTGTTCGATTTGGTGAAAAAGCATTTCCCATCGTTAGATGTTCACGCATCGACTCAGCTGACTACGCACAACGAAGGCCAGATTAAGTTCTTGTCTAAAATTGGCGCAACACGCGTTAACTTGTCTCGTGAATTGAACCTACCAGAAATCAAAATGCTGACGGAAGTAGCACACGATCACGATGTTCTAACCGAAGTGTTTGTACATGGCGCTTTGTGTATCGCATTCTCTGGCCAATGTTACTCGAGCTCAGTAAGTGTGGGTAACTCAGGTAACCGTGGCCGTTGTAGCCAAGCATGTCGTGATGAATACGAAATCACCGATGCAGGAAACAAGTTTCCACTGAACCTGAAAGATAACTCTGCTTACTACGACCTACCTGAATTGGTTGATGCGAAAGTCGACTCATTGAAAGTTGAAGGCCGTATCAAAGGCGCACACTACGTATACACAGTGGTTGATACGTGGCGCAAACAGATTGATAGCTTTGTAGAAAGTGGTTTGTTGATCGAAGACGATTCAAACCTGCACAAAGTATTCAACCGTGATTTCACCAACTCTTTCCTTAAGGGCAACCTAACGAAAGACATGTTCATTGATAATCCTCGTGACAACAGCATGAACTACGCCGTTGATAAAGCGACGAAAGAGAACAATGAAATCTCAGTCGTACAAATTCAAGAAGTGACCAGTGATCTTTATGAAGCGAAAAATGCCCTAGGCAGTGAAATGCGTGACAAGATCGAGTTCCTTGATATTCGTAAAACACCCGTGTCATTGTCGTTTAACGCTAAGGTGGGTCAACCATTTACGGTGACAGTGAACACACCAAAAGAAAACTTTACGGTTCAATCTCAATCATTATTGGCAACAGCTAAAGAGACTGCGATTACTCAGGCGTTACTTGAAAAGCGTTTCAAGTCAGTGAAGAGTGCGGTTCATACGCTTGAAAACTGTAATTACGACAACTTAGATGAAGGTCTGATTCTTCCTTTGAAAGAAGTGTCGGTCTTAAAAGACGAAATCGATTTCATCTTAAACGGTTCTGTGAAAGTGATTAAGCACGTTGAAGTGCCAGCACTGCCTCAGCAACCAAAGGTTAACGAGAAGCCAACCATGTCGATGCTTATCGCTGATGTGGAAGACTTGCACCTGTGTGACGTAACTGACGCGGATGTTTACTTCAAACTGCCTGAAAGCTTCAAGAAGCGTTGTAATAAGTACATCGACATCCTGGCAGCAAACCCACGTTTGATTCCTTGGTTCCCAGCAGTATTGATCGGTAAAGATTACGACGAAGCGGTTCGTATTCTTGAAGAGATCAAGCCAGCTCGCATCGTAACCAACAACACGGGTATTGCTTACAAAGCTTACGAAATGGGTATCGAGTGGGTTGCTGGCCCATTCATGAACACCACGAACTCTCACGCACTGGTTACGCTGAAAGAAGAGCTGAACTGTGCTGGTGCTTTCATTTCGAACGAGATCAATAAAGGCCAGATTCGTCATATTCGCCGCCCAGAGAACTTCAAACTGTTCTACAGCATCTACCACCCAATCTTGATGATGACCAGCCGCCAGTGTTTCTTCCAAAGAACCGTGGGTTGTAACAAGCCAAGCATCGAAGCGGGTTGTATGTTGAAGTGTGAGAAAGCGACCACGATTACCAACGTGAAAGGCATCTCTTTCGCGGTTGATAAACAGAAGGGTGGCTACCCAAGCATTTACAACCATGAGCAGTTCTTAAATCATGACGCTGTAACGGATTTCTCAGGTCTGTTTGACGAGTTCTTCATTGACCTGACCAACATCGGCGCGGGTTCGAAAGAAGTACAAGACAAAGTAGAGCTGATTAAACATTTCCAAGGTTTGATTAACGGTGTTGACGGTTCACAACAGAACCTAGAGCAGATGGTTGAAGTTCGAACTAATGCTCAGTACGTTCAAGGTTTATAG
- a CDS encoding acyl-CoA thioesterase, which produces MEALLSDYPVVTEIPVAWGEMDALNHVNNAVYFRYFETARLDFFKHVELMEEMAITKVGPVLGDTYCKYFRPVTYPDTLMIGSRVTDIQDDRFTMEYAIVSKTQQKLTTIGTATIVMFDFASNQKALLSLRLTNEIEKMNTLKSPCFKQEAVTE; this is translated from the coding sequence ATGGAAGCACTATTATCTGACTACCCGGTAGTAACAGAAATCCCAGTCGCTTGGGGAGAAATGGACGCACTCAATCACGTTAACAACGCCGTATATTTTCGCTATTTCGAAACCGCTCGCTTAGATTTCTTTAAGCACGTTGAGCTGATGGAAGAGATGGCGATTACCAAAGTTGGCCCTGTTCTTGGTGACACTTACTGTAAGTATTTCCGCCCAGTCACGTATCCAGATACCTTAATGATTGGCTCTCGTGTCACTGATATTCAAGATGACCGATTCACCATGGAATACGCGATTGTCAGTAAAACTCAGCAGAAACTGACGACCATAGGCACCGCGACTATCGTGATGTTTGATTTTGCTTCAAACCAAAAAGCCCTGCTCTCGCTGCGCTTAACCAACGAAATTGAAAAGATGAACACGTTGAAAAGCCCATGCTTCAAACAAGAAGCCGTGACGGAATAA
- a CDS encoding IS4-like element ISVbsp1 family transposase, whose amino-acid sequence MLEQELAMAHETIEDADNYESVVDAIQIEWIEQALLETNKASIRRRRLPAQQAVWLVIWMGLQRNMSIKEVCSSLDIALQPKPEDSWSRVAPSVLTDSRRRLDESPLAALFHTTVKAWNGDILQQDKDLELNVLAVDGTTFRCQDSPENAEEFGFISKKLKPYPQLRLVALMSTETRMIMGAAFDGCHVGETTLAKRLFNDIPAHSLTLFDRCYFSADLLLSWQESAENAHWLMPAKRKLRYEVLEKYAENDMLISMPISPQAQRQNPNLPARWEARLVLYQEPKGEIKGFITSLTDPSRYSLESLLRIYWQRWEIEEGYGEIKQTQLQSHVTLRSRFSAGVKQELWGVLLAYNLVRLEMVKIASEAGVRATRVSFTAAINLIDAQLRWLALSPDGTLPVKLKRMRDSLSHFILPDKRKDRTFPRSVLFVPAKYPFRFKQ is encoded by the coding sequence ATGCTTGAACAAGAATTAGCAATGGCACACGAGACCATTGAAGATGCCGACAATTATGAATCTGTCGTCGACGCCATTCAGATTGAGTGGATAGAACAAGCTCTTCTTGAAACCAATAAAGCGAGCATAAGACGACGTCGGCTTCCCGCTCAGCAAGCTGTCTGGTTAGTTATTTGGATGGGGCTGCAACGCAACATGTCTATCAAAGAGGTATGCAGTTCATTAGACATTGCGCTTCAGCCTAAACCTGAAGATAGCTGGTCTCGTGTTGCACCTAGTGTCCTAACTGATTCACGCCGACGTCTAGATGAGAGTCCATTAGCGGCTCTGTTTCACACAACGGTAAAGGCTTGGAACGGAGATATCCTTCAACAAGATAAAGACTTGGAGCTTAATGTTCTTGCTGTGGATGGAACAACATTTAGGTGCCAAGATTCCCCAGAGAACGCTGAAGAATTTGGGTTCATCTCTAAAAAATTGAAACCTTACCCTCAACTTCGTTTAGTCGCTTTGATGTCAACAGAAACTCGAATGATTATGGGGGCGGCTTTTGATGGCTGTCATGTCGGTGAAACGACCTTAGCTAAGCGTCTATTCAATGATATCCCCGCACATTCATTGACCTTATTTGATCGTTGTTATTTCTCGGCAGACCTCTTGTTGTCGTGGCAAGAGAGTGCGGAAAATGCTCACTGGTTAATGCCGGCAAAACGTAAGCTACGCTATGAAGTGTTGGAGAAATATGCGGAGAACGACATGCTCATCTCAATGCCCATATCTCCTCAAGCTCAACGGCAGAATCCGAATTTACCCGCACGTTGGGAAGCTAGATTAGTCCTATATCAAGAGCCAAAAGGTGAGATAAAAGGTTTTATTACTTCACTTACAGACCCTAGTAGATACTCGCTAGAAAGCCTGCTGCGTATTTATTGGCAACGCTGGGAGATAGAAGAAGGTTATGGTGAAATTAAACAGACTCAACTGCAAAGTCACGTCACTTTACGAAGTCGTTTTTCTGCCGGTGTGAAGCAAGAGCTTTGGGGCGTATTACTTGCCTATAACTTAGTGCGATTAGAGATGGTTAAGATAGCTTCAGAAGCCGGGGTTCGAGCGACTAGGGTCAGTTTTACCGCCGCAATTAACCTTATTGATGCGCAATTACGTTGGTTAGCTTTAAGCCCAGACGGAACTCTACCTGTAAAACTGAAAAGGATGAGAGACAGTTTGAGTCACTTCATTCTTCCAGATAAAAGAAAGGACCGAACGTTTCCACGTTCAGTCCTCTTTGTCCCAGCCAAATATCCGTTCAGGTTCAAGCAATAA